From a single Callithrix jacchus isolate 240 chromosome 5, calJac240_pri, whole genome shotgun sequence genomic region:
- the SREBF1 gene encoding sterol regulatory element-binding protein 1 isoform X8 gives MDELPFSEAVLEQALSEPCDLDAALLTDIEGEVGAGRGKASRLDAPRAGADRGAMECTFEDMLQLINNQDSDFPGLFDPPYAGGEAGSTDPASPDPSSPASLSPPPATLSSSLEGFLSGPEAAPSPLSPPQPAPAPLKMYPPVPTFSPGPGIKEESVPLSILQPPTPQPLPGALLPQSFPAPAPPQFSSTPVLGYPSPAGSFSKGSPPGSTQQPLPGLPLASPPGVPPVSLHTQVQSAAPQQLLTVTAAPTAAPATTTVTSQIQQVPVLLQPHFIKADSLLLTTMKTDGATVKAAGLGPLVSGATVQTGPLPTLVSGGTILATVPLVVDADKLPINRLAAGSKAPGSAQSRGEKRTAHNAIEKRYRSSINDKIIELKDLVVGTEAKLNKSAVLRKAIDYIRFLQHSNQKLKQENLSLRTAVHKSKSLKDLVLACGGGGSTDVLMEGVKTEVEDTLTPPPSDAGSPFQSSPLSLGSRGSGSGGSGSDSEPDSPVFDDSQAKPEQRPTAHSGGMLDRSRLALCTLVFLCLSCNPLASLLGARGLPSPSETTSIYHIPGRNVLGTESRDGPGWAQWLLPPVVWLLNGLLVLVSLVLLFVYGEPVTRPHSDPAVHFWRHRKQADLDLARGDFAQAAQQLWLALRALGRPLPTSHLDLACSLLWNLIRHLLQRLWVGRWLAGRAGGLQRDCSLRVDARASARDAALVYHKLHQLHTMGKYTGGHLTATNLALSALNLAECAGDAVSVVTLAEIYVVAALRVKTSLPRALHFLTRFFLSSARQVCLAQSGSVPLAMQWLCHPVGHRFFVDGDWAVLSTPRESLYSLAGNPVDPLAQVTQLFREHLLERALNCVAQPNPSPGSADGDKEFSDALGYLQLLNSCSDAAGAPTCSFSISSSMATTTGVDPVAKWWASLTAVVIHWLRRDEEAAEQLCPLVEHLPRVLQESERPLPRAALHSFKAARALLGCAKAESGPASLTICEKASGYLQDSLATTPAGSSLDKAVQLFLCDLLLVVRTSLWHQQQPPAPAPAGQGASSGPQASALELRGFQRDLSSLRRLAQSFRPAMRRVFLHEATARLMAGASPARTHQLLDRSLRRRAGPGGKGGVATELEPRPTRREHAEALLLASCYLPPGFLSAPGQRIGMLAEAARTLEKLGDRRLLHDCQQMLMRLGGGTTVTYS, from the exons GTGAAGTCGGCGCGGGGAGGGGTAAGGCCAGCCGCCTGGACGCCCCAAGGGCGGGTGCGGATCGCGGAGCCATGGAGTGCACGTTCGAAG ACATGCTTCAGCTTATCAACAACCAAGACAGTGACTTCCCTGGCCTGTTTGACCCACCCTATGCTGGGGGTGAGGCAGGGAGTACGGACCCTGCCAGCCCCGATCCCAGCTCCCCAGCCAGCTTGTCTCCACCTCCTGCTACACTGAGCTCCTCCCTCGAAGGCTTCCTGAGTGGGCCGGAGGCAGCACCCTCGcccctgtcccctccccagcctgcACCTGCTCCATTGAAGATGTACCCGCCTGTGCCCACTTTCTCCCCTGGGCCTGGTATCAAGGAAGAGTCAGTGCCACTGAGCATCCtgcagccccccaccccacagccccTGCCCGGGGCCCTCCTGCCGCAGAGCTTCCCAGCCCCGGCCCCTCCGCAGTTCAGCTCCACCCCTGTGTTGGGCTACCCCAGCCCTGCCGGCAGCTTCTCCAAAG GGAGCCCTCCCGGGAGCACCCAGCAGCCGCTGCCTGGCCTGCCACTGGCTTCCCCGCCAGGAGTTCCGCCCGTCTCCTTGCACACCCAGGTCCAGAGTGCAGCCCCCCAGCAGCTACTGACAGTCACAGCTGCCCCCACGGCAGCCCCTGCAACGACCACTGTGACCTCGCAGATCCAGCAGGTTCCG GTCCTGCTGCAGCCCCACTTCATCAAGGCAGACTCACTGCTTCTGACAACCATGAAGACAGATGGAGCCACTGTGAAGGCGGCGGGTCTCGGCCCCCTGGTCTCTGGTGCCACTGTACAGACAGGGCCTTTGCCG ACTCTGGTGAGTGGCGGAACCATCTTGGCAACAGTGCCGCTGGTCGTAGATGCGGACAAGCTGCCCATCAACCGGCTGGCAGCTGGCAGCAAGGCCCCGGGCTCAGCCCAGAGCCGTGGAGAGAAGCGCACAGCCCACAATGCCATTGAGAAGCGCTACCGCTCCTCCATCAATGACAAAATCATCGAGCTCAAGGACCTGGTGGTGGGCACTGAGGCAAAG CTGAATAAATCTGCTGTCTTGCGCAAGGCCATCGACTACATCCGCTTTCTACAACACAGCAACCAGAAACTCAAGCAGGAGAACCTGAGTCTGCGCACTGCTGTCCACAAAAGCA AATCTCTGAAGGACCTGGTGTTGGCCTGTGGCGGTGGAGGGAGCACAGATGTGCTCATGGAGGGTGTGAAGACGGAGGTGGAGGACACACTGACCCCACCCCCCTCAGATGCCGGCTCACCCTTCCAGAGCAGCCCCTTGTCCCTTGGCAGCAGGGGCAGCGGCAGCGGTGGCAGTGGCAGTGACTCGGAGCCTGACAGCCCCGTCTTTGATGACAGCCAG GCAAAGCCGGAGCAGCGGCCGACTGCACACAGTGGGGGCATGCTGGACCGCTCCCGCCTCGCCCTGTGCACACTCGTCTTCCTCTGCCTGTCCTGCAACCCCTTGGCCTCCTTGCTGGGGGCCCGAGGGCTTCCCAGCCCCTCAGAAACCACCAGCATCTACCACATCCCTGGGCGCAACGTGCTGGGCACCGAGAGCCGAG ATGGCCCTGGTTGGGCCCAGTGGCTGCTGCCCCCCGTGGTCTGGCTGCTCAATGGGCTGCTGGTGCTGGTCTCCTTGGTGCTTCTCTTTGTCTACGGAGAGCCAGTCACGCGGCCCCACTCAGACCCCGCTGTGCACTTCTGGAGGCATCGCAAGCAGGCCGACCTGGACCTGGCCCGG GGGGACTTTGCCCAGGCTGCCCAACAGTTGTGGCTGGCCCTGCGGGCGCTGGGCCggcccctgcccacctcccacctGGACCTGGCATGTAGCCTCCTCTGGAACCTCATCCGTCACCTGCTGCAGCGTCTCTGGGTGGGCCGCTGGCTGGCAGGCCGAGCAGGGGGCCTGCAGAGGGACTGCTCTCTGCGGGTGGATGCTCGTGCCAGTGCCCGAGATGCGGCCCTGGTCTACCATAAGCTGCACCAGCTGCACACCATGG GGAAGTACACAGGTGGGCATCTCACTGCCACCAACCTGGCGCTGAGTGCCCTGAACCTGGCAGAGTGTGCAGGGGATGCCGTGTCTGTGGTGACGCTGGCCGAGATCTATGTGGTAGCTGCATTGAGAGTGAAGACCAGTCTTCCGAGGGCCTTGCATTTTCTGACA CGTTTCTTCCTGAGCAGCGCTCGCCAGgtctgcctggcacagagtggctCAGTGCCCCTTGCCATGCAGTGGCTCTGCCACCCAGTGGGCCATCGTTTCTTCGTGGATGGGGACTGGGCCGTGCTCAGCACCCCACGGGAGAGCCTGTACAGCTTGGCTGGGAACCCAG TGGACCCCCTGGCCCAGGTGACTCAGCTATTCCGGGAACATCTCTTGGAGCGAGCACTGAACTGTGTGGCCCAGCCCAACCCCAGTCCTGGGTCAGCTGATGGGGACAA GGAATTCTCGGATGCCCTCGGGTACCTGCAGCTGTTGAACAGCTGTTCTGATGCCGCTGGAGCTCCcacctgcagcttctccatcagttCCAgcatggccaccaccactg GGGTAGACCCGGTGGCCAAGTGGTGGGCCTCTCTGACAGCCGTGGTGATCCACTGGCTGCGGCGGGACGAGGAGGCGGCTGAGCAGCTGTGCCCGCTGGTGGAGCACCTGCCCCGGGTGCTGCAGGAGTCTGA GAGACCCCTGCCCAGGGCGGCTCTGCACTCATTCAAGGCTGCCCGGGCCCTCCTGGGCTGTGCCAAGGCAGAGTCTGGCCCAGCCAGCCTGACCATCTGTGAGAAGGCCAGTGGGTACCTTCAGGACAGCCTGGCTACCACACCAGCCGGCAGCTCCCTTGACAAG GCCGTGCAGCTGTTCCTGTGTGACCTACTCCTCGTGGTGCGTACCAGCCTGTGGCACCAGCAGCagcccccggccccggccccagcAGGCCAGGGTGCCAGCAGCGGGCCCCAGGCTTCCGCGCTTGAGCTCCGTGGTTTCCAGCGGGACCTGAGCAGCTTGAGGCGGCTGGCACAGAGCTTCCGGCCTGCCATGCGGAGG GTGTTCCTACATGAAGCCACGGCCCGGCTGATGGCGGGGGCCAGCCCCGCACGAACACACCAGCTCCTGGACCGCAGTCTGAGGCGGCGGGCAGGCCCTGGCGGCAAAGGAG GCGTGGCGACGGAGCTGGAGCCGCGGCCCACGCGGCGGGAGCACGCGGAGGCCTTGCTGCTGGCCTCCTGCTACCTGCCCCCCGGCTTCCTGTCGGCGCCCGGGCAGCGCATTGGCATGCTGGCTGAGGCGGCGCGAACGCTTGAGAAGCTCGGCGATCGCCGGCTGCTGCACGACTGTCAGCAGATGCTCATGCGCCTGGGTGGTGGGACCACTGTCACTTACAGCTAG
- the SREBF1 gene encoding sterol regulatory element-binding protein 1 isoform X6: MECTFEDMLQLINNQDSDFPGLFDPPYAGGEAGSTDPASPDPSSPASLSPPPATLSSSLEGFLSGPEAAPSPLSPPQPAPAPLKMYPPVPTFSPGPGIKEESVPLSILQPPTPQPLPGALLPQSFPAPAPPQFSSTPVLGYPSPAGSFSKGSPPGSTQQPLPGLPLASPPGVPPVSLHTQVQSAAPQQLLTVTAAPTAAPATTTVTSQIQQVPVLLQPHFIKADSLLLTTMKTDGATVKAAGLGPLVSGATVQTGPLPTLVSGGTILATVPLVVDADKLPINRLAAGSKAPGSAQSRGEKRTAHNAIEKRYRSSINDKIIELKDLVVGTEAKLNKSAVLRKAIDYIRFLQHSNQKLKQENLSLRTAVHKSKSLKDLVLACGGGGSTDVLMEGVKTEVEDTLTPPPSDAGSPFQSSPLSLGSRGSGSGGSGSDSEPDSPVFDDSQQAKPEQRPTAHSGGMLDRSRLALCTLVFLCLSCNPLASLLGARGLPSPSETTSIYHIPGRNVLGTESRDGPGWAQWLLPPVVWLLNGLLVLVSLVLLFVYGEPVTRPHSDPAVHFWRHRKQADLDLARGDFAQAAQQLWLALRALGRPLPTSHLDLACSLLWNLIRHLLQRLWVGRWLAGRAGGLQRDCSLRVDARASARDAALVYHKLHQLHTMGKYTGGHLTATNLALSALNLAECAGDAVSVVTLAEIYVVAALRVKTSLPRALHFLTRFFLSSARQVCLAQSGSVPLAMQWLCHPVGHRFFVDGDWAVLSTPRESLYSLAGNPVDPLAQVTQLFREHLLERALNCVAQPNPSPGSADGDKEFSDALGYLQLLNSCSDAAGAPTCSFSISSSMATTTGVDPVAKWWASLTAVVIHWLRRDEEAAEQLCPLVEHLPRVLQESERPLPRAALHSFKAARALLGCAKAESGPASLTICEKASGYLQDSLATTPAGSSLDKAVQLFLCDLLLVVRTSLWHQQQPPAPAPAGQGASSGPQASALELRGFQRDLSSLRRLAQSFRPAMRRVFLHEATARLMAGASPARTHQLLDRSLRRRAGPGGKGGVATELEPRPTRREHAEALLLASCYLPPGFLSAPGQRIGMLAEAARTLEKLGDRRLLHDCQQMLMRLGGGTTVTYS; encoded by the exons ATGGAGTGCACGTTCGAAG ACATGCTTCAGCTTATCAACAACCAAGACAGTGACTTCCCTGGCCTGTTTGACCCACCCTATGCTGGGGGTGAGGCAGGGAGTACGGACCCTGCCAGCCCCGATCCCAGCTCCCCAGCCAGCTTGTCTCCACCTCCTGCTACACTGAGCTCCTCCCTCGAAGGCTTCCTGAGTGGGCCGGAGGCAGCACCCTCGcccctgtcccctccccagcctgcACCTGCTCCATTGAAGATGTACCCGCCTGTGCCCACTTTCTCCCCTGGGCCTGGTATCAAGGAAGAGTCAGTGCCACTGAGCATCCtgcagccccccaccccacagccccTGCCCGGGGCCCTCCTGCCGCAGAGCTTCCCAGCCCCGGCCCCTCCGCAGTTCAGCTCCACCCCTGTGTTGGGCTACCCCAGCCCTGCCGGCAGCTTCTCCAAAG GGAGCCCTCCCGGGAGCACCCAGCAGCCGCTGCCTGGCCTGCCACTGGCTTCCCCGCCAGGAGTTCCGCCCGTCTCCTTGCACACCCAGGTCCAGAGTGCAGCCCCCCAGCAGCTACTGACAGTCACAGCTGCCCCCACGGCAGCCCCTGCAACGACCACTGTGACCTCGCAGATCCAGCAGGTTCCG GTCCTGCTGCAGCCCCACTTCATCAAGGCAGACTCACTGCTTCTGACAACCATGAAGACAGATGGAGCCACTGTGAAGGCGGCGGGTCTCGGCCCCCTGGTCTCTGGTGCCACTGTACAGACAGGGCCTTTGCCG ACTCTGGTGAGTGGCGGAACCATCTTGGCAACAGTGCCGCTGGTCGTAGATGCGGACAAGCTGCCCATCAACCGGCTGGCAGCTGGCAGCAAGGCCCCGGGCTCAGCCCAGAGCCGTGGAGAGAAGCGCACAGCCCACAATGCCATTGAGAAGCGCTACCGCTCCTCCATCAATGACAAAATCATCGAGCTCAAGGACCTGGTGGTGGGCACTGAGGCAAAG CTGAATAAATCTGCTGTCTTGCGCAAGGCCATCGACTACATCCGCTTTCTACAACACAGCAACCAGAAACTCAAGCAGGAGAACCTGAGTCTGCGCACTGCTGTCCACAAAAGCA AATCTCTGAAGGACCTGGTGTTGGCCTGTGGCGGTGGAGGGAGCACAGATGTGCTCATGGAGGGTGTGAAGACGGAGGTGGAGGACACACTGACCCCACCCCCCTCAGATGCCGGCTCACCCTTCCAGAGCAGCCCCTTGTCCCTTGGCAGCAGGGGCAGCGGCAGCGGTGGCAGTGGCAGTGACTCGGAGCCTGACAGCCCCGTCTTTGATGACAGCCAG CAGGCAAAGCCGGAGCAGCGGCCGACTGCACACAGTGGGGGCATGCTGGACCGCTCCCGCCTCGCCCTGTGCACACTCGTCTTCCTCTGCCTGTCCTGCAACCCCTTGGCCTCCTTGCTGGGGGCCCGAGGGCTTCCCAGCCCCTCAGAAACCACCAGCATCTACCACATCCCTGGGCGCAACGTGCTGGGCACCGAGAGCCGAG ATGGCCCTGGTTGGGCCCAGTGGCTGCTGCCCCCCGTGGTCTGGCTGCTCAATGGGCTGCTGGTGCTGGTCTCCTTGGTGCTTCTCTTTGTCTACGGAGAGCCAGTCACGCGGCCCCACTCAGACCCCGCTGTGCACTTCTGGAGGCATCGCAAGCAGGCCGACCTGGACCTGGCCCGG GGGGACTTTGCCCAGGCTGCCCAACAGTTGTGGCTGGCCCTGCGGGCGCTGGGCCggcccctgcccacctcccacctGGACCTGGCATGTAGCCTCCTCTGGAACCTCATCCGTCACCTGCTGCAGCGTCTCTGGGTGGGCCGCTGGCTGGCAGGCCGAGCAGGGGGCCTGCAGAGGGACTGCTCTCTGCGGGTGGATGCTCGTGCCAGTGCCCGAGATGCGGCCCTGGTCTACCATAAGCTGCACCAGCTGCACACCATGG GGAAGTACACAGGTGGGCATCTCACTGCCACCAACCTGGCGCTGAGTGCCCTGAACCTGGCAGAGTGTGCAGGGGATGCCGTGTCTGTGGTGACGCTGGCCGAGATCTATGTGGTAGCTGCATTGAGAGTGAAGACCAGTCTTCCGAGGGCCTTGCATTTTCTGACA CGTTTCTTCCTGAGCAGCGCTCGCCAGgtctgcctggcacagagtggctCAGTGCCCCTTGCCATGCAGTGGCTCTGCCACCCAGTGGGCCATCGTTTCTTCGTGGATGGGGACTGGGCCGTGCTCAGCACCCCACGGGAGAGCCTGTACAGCTTGGCTGGGAACCCAG TGGACCCCCTGGCCCAGGTGACTCAGCTATTCCGGGAACATCTCTTGGAGCGAGCACTGAACTGTGTGGCCCAGCCCAACCCCAGTCCTGGGTCAGCTGATGGGGACAA GGAATTCTCGGATGCCCTCGGGTACCTGCAGCTGTTGAACAGCTGTTCTGATGCCGCTGGAGCTCCcacctgcagcttctccatcagttCCAgcatggccaccaccactg GGGTAGACCCGGTGGCCAAGTGGTGGGCCTCTCTGACAGCCGTGGTGATCCACTGGCTGCGGCGGGACGAGGAGGCGGCTGAGCAGCTGTGCCCGCTGGTGGAGCACCTGCCCCGGGTGCTGCAGGAGTCTGA GAGACCCCTGCCCAGGGCGGCTCTGCACTCATTCAAGGCTGCCCGGGCCCTCCTGGGCTGTGCCAAGGCAGAGTCTGGCCCAGCCAGCCTGACCATCTGTGAGAAGGCCAGTGGGTACCTTCAGGACAGCCTGGCTACCACACCAGCCGGCAGCTCCCTTGACAAG GCCGTGCAGCTGTTCCTGTGTGACCTACTCCTCGTGGTGCGTACCAGCCTGTGGCACCAGCAGCagcccccggccccggccccagcAGGCCAGGGTGCCAGCAGCGGGCCCCAGGCTTCCGCGCTTGAGCTCCGTGGTTTCCAGCGGGACCTGAGCAGCTTGAGGCGGCTGGCACAGAGCTTCCGGCCTGCCATGCGGAGG GTGTTCCTACATGAAGCCACGGCCCGGCTGATGGCGGGGGCCAGCCCCGCACGAACACACCAGCTCCTGGACCGCAGTCTGAGGCGGCGGGCAGGCCCTGGCGGCAAAGGAG GCGTGGCGACGGAGCTGGAGCCGCGGCCCACGCGGCGGGAGCACGCGGAGGCCTTGCTGCTGGCCTCCTGCTACCTGCCCCCCGGCTTCCTGTCGGCGCCCGGGCAGCGCATTGGCATGCTGGCTGAGGCGGCGCGAACGCTTGAGAAGCTCGGCGATCGCCGGCTGCTGCACGACTGTCAGCAGATGCTCATGCGCCTGGGTGGTGGGACCACTGTCACTTACAGCTAG
- the SREBF1 gene encoding sterol regulatory element-binding protein 1 isoform X1: protein MECTFEDMLQLINNQDSDFPGLFDPPYAGGEAGSTDPASPDPSSPASLSPPPATLSSSLEGFLSGPEAAPSPLSPPQPAPAPLKMYPPVPTFSPGPGIKEESVPLSILQPPTPQPLPGALLPQSFPAPAPPQFSSTPVLGYPSPAGSFSKGSPPGSTQQPLPGLPLASPPGVPPVSLHTQVQSAAPQQLLTVTAAPTAAPATTTVTSQIQQVPVLLQPHFIKADSLLLTTMKTDGATVKAAGLGPLVSGATVQTGPLPTLVSGGTILATVPLVVDADKLPINRLAAGSKAPGSAQSRGEKRTAHNAIEKRYRSSINDKIIELKDLVVGTEAKLNKSAVLRKAIDYIRFLQHSNQKLKQENLSLRTAVHKSKSLKDLVLACGGGGSTDVLMEGVKTEVEDTLTPPPSDAGSPFQSSPLSLGSRGSGSGGSGSDSEPDSPVFDDSQQAKPEQRPTAHSGGMLDRSRLALCTLVFLCLSCNPLASLLGARGLPSPSETTSIYHIPGRNVLGTESRDGPGWAQWLLPPVVWLLNGLLVLVSLVLLFVYGEPVTRPHSDPAVHFWRHRKQADLDLARVRGWPWQSGQGPRLRRCCVSACSLLPVHTMKILAFPCICRPPLTLQSLLCTALLSCGAAALNSLSHLEITHLQGDFAQAAQQLWLALRALGRPLPTSHLDLACSLLWNLIRHLLQRLWVGRWLAGRAGGLQRDCSLRVDARASARDAALVYHKLHQLHTMGKYTGGHLTATNLALSALNLAECAGDAVSVVTLAEIYVVAALRVKTSLPRALHFLTRFFLSSARQVCLAQSGSVPLAMQWLCHPVGHRFFVDGDWAVLSTPRESLYSLAGNPVDPLAQVTQLFREHLLERALNCVAQPNPSPGSADGDKEFSDALGYLQLLNSCSDAAGAPTCSFSISSSMATTTGVDPVAKWWASLTAVVIHWLRRDEEAAEQLCPLVEHLPRVLQESERPLPRAALHSFKAARALLGCAKAESGPASLTICEKASGYLQDSLATTPAGSSLDKAVQLFLCDLLLVVRTSLWHQQQPPAPAPAGQGASSGPQASALELRGFQRDLSSLRRLAQSFRPAMRRVFLHEATARLMAGASPARTHQLLDRSLRRRAGPGGKGGVATELEPRPTRREHAEALLLASCYLPPGFLSAPGQRIGMLAEAARTLEKLGDRRLLHDCQQMLMRLGGGTTVTYS from the exons ATGGAGTGCACGTTCGAAG ACATGCTTCAGCTTATCAACAACCAAGACAGTGACTTCCCTGGCCTGTTTGACCCACCCTATGCTGGGGGTGAGGCAGGGAGTACGGACCCTGCCAGCCCCGATCCCAGCTCCCCAGCCAGCTTGTCTCCACCTCCTGCTACACTGAGCTCCTCCCTCGAAGGCTTCCTGAGTGGGCCGGAGGCAGCACCCTCGcccctgtcccctccccagcctgcACCTGCTCCATTGAAGATGTACCCGCCTGTGCCCACTTTCTCCCCTGGGCCTGGTATCAAGGAAGAGTCAGTGCCACTGAGCATCCtgcagccccccaccccacagccccTGCCCGGGGCCCTCCTGCCGCAGAGCTTCCCAGCCCCGGCCCCTCCGCAGTTCAGCTCCACCCCTGTGTTGGGCTACCCCAGCCCTGCCGGCAGCTTCTCCAAAG GGAGCCCTCCCGGGAGCACCCAGCAGCCGCTGCCTGGCCTGCCACTGGCTTCCCCGCCAGGAGTTCCGCCCGTCTCCTTGCACACCCAGGTCCAGAGTGCAGCCCCCCAGCAGCTACTGACAGTCACAGCTGCCCCCACGGCAGCCCCTGCAACGACCACTGTGACCTCGCAGATCCAGCAGGTTCCG GTCCTGCTGCAGCCCCACTTCATCAAGGCAGACTCACTGCTTCTGACAACCATGAAGACAGATGGAGCCACTGTGAAGGCGGCGGGTCTCGGCCCCCTGGTCTCTGGTGCCACTGTACAGACAGGGCCTTTGCCG ACTCTGGTGAGTGGCGGAACCATCTTGGCAACAGTGCCGCTGGTCGTAGATGCGGACAAGCTGCCCATCAACCGGCTGGCAGCTGGCAGCAAGGCCCCGGGCTCAGCCCAGAGCCGTGGAGAGAAGCGCACAGCCCACAATGCCATTGAGAAGCGCTACCGCTCCTCCATCAATGACAAAATCATCGAGCTCAAGGACCTGGTGGTGGGCACTGAGGCAAAG CTGAATAAATCTGCTGTCTTGCGCAAGGCCATCGACTACATCCGCTTTCTACAACACAGCAACCAGAAACTCAAGCAGGAGAACCTGAGTCTGCGCACTGCTGTCCACAAAAGCA AATCTCTGAAGGACCTGGTGTTGGCCTGTGGCGGTGGAGGGAGCACAGATGTGCTCATGGAGGGTGTGAAGACGGAGGTGGAGGACACACTGACCCCACCCCCCTCAGATGCCGGCTCACCCTTCCAGAGCAGCCCCTTGTCCCTTGGCAGCAGGGGCAGCGGCAGCGGTGGCAGTGGCAGTGACTCGGAGCCTGACAGCCCCGTCTTTGATGACAGCCAG CAGGCAAAGCCGGAGCAGCGGCCGACTGCACACAGTGGGGGCATGCTGGACCGCTCCCGCCTCGCCCTGTGCACACTCGTCTTCCTCTGCCTGTCCTGCAACCCCTTGGCCTCCTTGCTGGGGGCCCGAGGGCTTCCCAGCCCCTCAGAAACCACCAGCATCTACCACATCCCTGGGCGCAACGTGCTGGGCACCGAGAGCCGAG ATGGCCCTGGTTGGGCCCAGTGGCTGCTGCCCCCCGTGGTCTGGCTGCTCAATGGGCTGCTGGTGCTGGTCTCCTTGGTGCTTCTCTTTGTCTACGGAGAGCCAGTCACGCGGCCCCACTCAGACCCCGCTGTGCACTTCTGGAGGCATCGCAAGCAGGCCGACCTGGACCTGGCCCGGGTAAGGGGGTGGCCCTGGCAGAGTGGGCAGGGCCCCAGGCTGAGAAGGTGCTGCGTGTCAGCCTGTTCCCTGCTCCCTGTGCACACCATGAAGATCCTGGCCTTCCCGTGCATCTGCAGACCCCCACTGACCCTCCAGAGCCTGCTGTGTACAGCTCTTCTGAGCTGTGGGGCAGCTGCTCTGAACTCACTTTCTCACCTGGAAATCACTCATCTGCAGGGGGACTTTGCCCAGGCTGCCCAACAGTTGTGGCTGGCCCTGCGGGCGCTGGGCCggcccctgcccacctcccacctGGACCTGGCATGTAGCCTCCTCTGGAACCTCATCCGTCACCTGCTGCAGCGTCTCTGGGTGGGCCGCTGGCTGGCAGGCCGAGCAGGGGGCCTGCAGAGGGACTGCTCTCTGCGGGTGGATGCTCGTGCCAGTGCCCGAGATGCGGCCCTGGTCTACCATAAGCTGCACCAGCTGCACACCATGG GGAAGTACACAGGTGGGCATCTCACTGCCACCAACCTGGCGCTGAGTGCCCTGAACCTGGCAGAGTGTGCAGGGGATGCCGTGTCTGTGGTGACGCTGGCCGAGATCTATGTGGTAGCTGCATTGAGAGTGAAGACCAGTCTTCCGAGGGCCTTGCATTTTCTGACA CGTTTCTTCCTGAGCAGCGCTCGCCAGgtctgcctggcacagagtggctCAGTGCCCCTTGCCATGCAGTGGCTCTGCCACCCAGTGGGCCATCGTTTCTTCGTGGATGGGGACTGGGCCGTGCTCAGCACCCCACGGGAGAGCCTGTACAGCTTGGCTGGGAACCCAG TGGACCCCCTGGCCCAGGTGACTCAGCTATTCCGGGAACATCTCTTGGAGCGAGCACTGAACTGTGTGGCCCAGCCCAACCCCAGTCCTGGGTCAGCTGATGGGGACAA GGAATTCTCGGATGCCCTCGGGTACCTGCAGCTGTTGAACAGCTGTTCTGATGCCGCTGGAGCTCCcacctgcagcttctccatcagttCCAgcatggccaccaccactg GGGTAGACCCGGTGGCCAAGTGGTGGGCCTCTCTGACAGCCGTGGTGATCCACTGGCTGCGGCGGGACGAGGAGGCGGCTGAGCAGCTGTGCCCGCTGGTGGAGCACCTGCCCCGGGTGCTGCAGGAGTCTGA GAGACCCCTGCCCAGGGCGGCTCTGCACTCATTCAAGGCTGCCCGGGCCCTCCTGGGCTGTGCCAAGGCAGAGTCTGGCCCAGCCAGCCTGACCATCTGTGAGAAGGCCAGTGGGTACCTTCAGGACAGCCTGGCTACCACACCAGCCGGCAGCTCCCTTGACAAG GCCGTGCAGCTGTTCCTGTGTGACCTACTCCTCGTGGTGCGTACCAGCCTGTGGCACCAGCAGCagcccccggccccggccccagcAGGCCAGGGTGCCAGCAGCGGGCCCCAGGCTTCCGCGCTTGAGCTCCGTGGTTTCCAGCGGGACCTGAGCAGCTTGAGGCGGCTGGCACAGAGCTTCCGGCCTGCCATGCGGAGG GTGTTCCTACATGAAGCCACGGCCCGGCTGATGGCGGGGGCCAGCCCCGCACGAACACACCAGCTCCTGGACCGCAGTCTGAGGCGGCGGGCAGGCCCTGGCGGCAAAGGAG GCGTGGCGACGGAGCTGGAGCCGCGGCCCACGCGGCGGGAGCACGCGGAGGCCTTGCTGCTGGCCTCCTGCTACCTGCCCCCCGGCTTCCTGTCGGCGCCCGGGCAGCGCATTGGCATGCTGGCTGAGGCGGCGCGAACGCTTGAGAAGCTCGGCGATCGCCGGCTGCTGCACGACTGTCAGCAGATGCTCATGCGCCTGGGTGGTGGGACCACTGTCACTTACAGCTAG